Proteins from a genomic interval of Heteronotia binoei isolate CCM8104 ecotype False Entrance Well chromosome 7, APGP_CSIRO_Hbin_v1, whole genome shotgun sequence:
- the MED30 gene encoding mediator of RNA polymerase II transcription subunit 30, which produces MSTPPLAGAGMPPGPFSGPQSQAAREVNTASLCRIGQETVQDIVFRTMEIFQLLRNMQLPNGVTYHTGTYQDRLGKLQEHLRQLSILFRKLRLVYDKCNENCSGLDPIPIEQLIPYVEEDGSKHDDRGVASQLHFASEERREIMEVNKKLKQKNQQLKQIMDQLRNLIWDINAMLAMRN; this is translated from the exons ATGTCCACCCCTCCTCTCGCAGGAGCAGGCATGCCCCCTGGACCATTTTCTGGCCCCCAGTCTCAAGCCGCTCGGGAGGTGAACACTGCATCTCTCTGTCGCATTGGCCAAGAGACTGTGCAGGATATTGTATTTCGCACCATGGAGATCTTCCAGTTACTGAGAAATATGCAG CTTCCAAATGGCGTAACCTATCATACGGGGACATATCAAGACAGGCTAGGGAAACTGCAAGAGCACCTCCGCCAACTCTCAATACTATTTAGGAAGCTGAGATTAGTGTATGACAAATGCAACGAGAACTGTTCAGGGCTTGATCCTATTCCCATAGAG CAACTCATTCCTTATGTTGAAGAAGATGGTTCCAAGCACGATGACCGTGGAGTAGCCAGTCAGCTTCACTTTGCTAGCGAAGAGAGAAGGGAAATCATGGAAGTGAACAAG AAACTGAAACAGAAGAATCAACAGCTGAAGCAAATTATGGATCAATTACGGAATCTCATTTGGGACATCAATGCCATGTTGGCAATGAGAAACTAA